One Saccharopolyspora erythraea NRRL 2338 genomic region harbors:
- the upp gene encoding uracil phosphoribosyltransferase: MEIRVVEHPLAKSRLSTMRDARTGSAAFRAALQELTLMLIYEATRDAEVAEEMIHTPVARTTGYRLANPPLLVPVLRAGLGMADQAHKMIPEAQMGFVGLARDETTLQPTPYLESLPADLAGRPVFVLDPMLATGGSMVHTINLLAERGASDVTAICTLAAPEGLDRLEKSGLPVRVVTASVDERLNDSGYIVPGLGDAGDREYGAV, from the coding sequence ATGGAGATCCGGGTCGTAGAGCATCCGCTGGCGAAATCGAGACTGTCCACAATGCGCGATGCGCGCACGGGCAGTGCGGCTTTCCGCGCCGCGTTGCAGGAACTCACCCTCATGCTGATCTACGAGGCGACCCGGGACGCCGAGGTCGCCGAGGAGATGATCCACACCCCCGTGGCGCGCACCACGGGCTACCGGCTCGCCAACCCGCCGCTGCTGGTGCCGGTGCTGCGGGCCGGACTGGGCATGGCCGACCAGGCGCACAAGATGATCCCCGAGGCGCAGATGGGATTCGTCGGCCTGGCCAGGGACGAGACGACACTGCAGCCGACGCCGTACCTGGAGTCGCTGCCCGCCGACCTGGCCGGCCGCCCGGTCTTCGTGCTCGACCCGATGCTGGCCACCGGCGGTTCGATGGTGCACACGATCAACCTGCTGGCCGAGCGCGGCGCGAGCGACGTGACCGCCATCTGCACGCTCGCCGCGCCGGAGGGGCTGGACCGGCTGGAGAAGTCGGGACTGCCGGTGCGCGTGGTCACCGCGAGCGTCGACGAACGCCTCAACGACTCCGGCTACATCGTCCCCGGCCTCGGCGACGCCGGAGACCGCGAGTACGGCGCGGTCTGA